From a single Erpetoichthys calabaricus chromosome 1, fErpCal1.3, whole genome shotgun sequence genomic region:
- the LOC114648949 gene encoding D(1) dopamine receptor-like produces the protein MGKEEADEDHRIEGQEHLPWMNMTNTTWSRDGSLEDRSGLTLRTLTACLLVLLILSTLLGNTLVCAAIIKFRHLRSKVTNFFVISLAVSDLLVAVLVMPWRAVTEVAGFWPFGKFCDIWVAFDIMCSTASILNLCIISVDRYWAIASPFRYERKMTQRVAFVMIGVAWTLSILISFIPVQLSWHKADEGLIPQDVHLSPSIANSTLQDNCDSSLSRTYAISSSLISFYIPVAIMIVTYTRIYRIAQRQIRRISSLERAVEHAQSCQEASLKSSFKKETKVLKTLSIIMGVFVCCWLPFFILNCMVPFCDPVVHDMNQLPCVSPTTFSIFVWFGWANSTLNPIIYAFNADFRRAFATILGCGRLCSSNAVETVNFSNELVSYHHDTTNPRDVMTLSYPHLLPHVVKQPAENEVSFDKVSQISQASNAANEEYERESECASSLPVVVHAECETDISLDKINPFTPNGLS, from the coding sequence ATGGGAAAAGAAGAAGCTGATGAGGATCATAGAATAGAGGGTCAGGAACACTTACCATGGATGAATATGACCAACACTACCTGGTCACGGGATGGTAGTCTAGAGGATCGTTCAGGACTCACACTGCGTACCCTCACGGCTTGCCTCCTGGTCCTGCTCATCCTAAGTACGTTGTTGGGTAACACTCTGGTGTGTGCAGCTATCATTAAGTTTCGCCACCTGCGATCTAAGGTAACCAACTTCTTTGTCATCTCCTTGGCGGTGTCAGACCTTTTGGTAGCTGTTTTGGTCATGCCATGGAGAGCTGTCACTGAGGTGGCAGGATTTTGGCCATTTGGTAAGTTCTGTGATATCTGGGTGGCCTTTGACATCATGTGCTCCACAGCATCAATCCTCAACCTGTGCATTATTAGCGTTGATCGTTATTGGGCCATTGCTAGTCCATTCCGCTATGAACGCAAGATGACTCAACGGGTGGCTTTTGTTATGATTGGGGTCGCCTGGACCTTATCGATCCTAATCTCTTTCATTCCTGTGCAATTGAGCTGGCACAAAGCTGATGAGGGTTTGATTCCACAGGATGTACACCTGTCTCCTTCTATTGCCAACTCCACTCTTCAGGACAATTGTGATTCCAGTTTGAGTCGCACCTATGCCATCTCCTCTTCCTTGATCAGTTTCTACATCCCTGTGGCAATCATGATTGTAACTTATACCCGCATCTACCGGATTGCCCAGAGGCAGATTCGCCGCATCTCTTCTCTGGAGAGAGCAGTGGAGCACGCCCAGAGCTGCCAAGAAGCTAGTCTAAAGAGCTCTTTCAAGAAGGAGACCAAGGTGCTGAAAACACTCTCAATCATAATGGGTGTGTTCGTATGCTGCTGGCTGCCATTTTTTATCCTGAATTGCATGGTGCCCTTTTGTGATCCAGTGGTTCATGACATGAATCAGCTTCCTTGTGTGAGTCCAACCACTTTCAGCATCTTTGTATGGTTTGGTTGGGCTAACTCTACCTTAAACCCCATCATTTATGCTTTCAATGCTGACTTCCGCCGAGCTTTTGCCACCATCCTGGGTTGTGGCCGCCTCTGCTCAAGCAATGCCGTTGAGACAGTCAATTTCAGCAATGAGCTGGTGTCGTACCATCATGACACCACAAATCCTCGGGATGTAATGACGCTGAGTTACCCCCACCTGTTACCCCACGTGGTTAAGCAGCCAGCTGAGAATGAAGTCTCCTTTGACAAAGTCTCTCAGATTTCCCAGGCTTCCAATGCAGCAAATGAGGAGTATGAAAGGGAAAGTGAGTGTGCCAGCAGCTTGCCCGTGGTGGTGCATGCAGAGTGTGAGACTGACATCTCACTGGACAAAATTAACCCTTTCACACCCAATGGACTTTCTTGA